The Ranitomeya imitator isolate aRanImi1 chromosome 8, aRanImi1.pri, whole genome shotgun sequence genome window below encodes:
- the HMGXB4 gene encoding HMG domain-containing protein 4 isoform X1 — translation MAYSDSRDSLDLERGIDDVSLAAGRSQREKKRSYKDLLRQEEEMAEQVRKSSKKKSKDAELLVVGSEPHKKKSKHSSDDAYYPELSSSDLKKKKKLLSSSSSPTSDTATDLLNSISPPLIATSKSSSKKTEKPLAGPLHFQSPIPVPRKEHRKKEETAEDLSHKHKKPKPLTLREPDGLRMKLILSPKEKTSERMFPPQESPVLGGSTSPKKSSKKSSRDETERSSHKKHRKESHAPRPSGTPDSGSSSGRELEASELMNDDSLREMKKKKKSKKSKKKKDKHKEERHKKHSKSKREHGMESNPSLGPPPLLPSPPASITAASPPPTAQLPQLPAQPPVPTLMTSTVVPHLESTLDKKKKKEEAEKPKKKNMSAYQVFSKEYRGSIIAEHPGIDFGELSKKLAEVWKQLPEKDKLVWKQKAQYLQHKQNKAEATTVKRKSSPSESSSRNKGSSSERSSPHKKSPSSLVSFSSSPAKVPDTEPIDLAAHLQLLGESLSLIGHRLQETEGMVAVSGSLSVLLDSILCAMSPLVCLTSHVPELNGCPKQVLSNTLDNIAYVMPGL, via the exons ATGGCATACAGTGACAGTAGAG ATAGTTTAGATCTAGAACGTGGGATCGATGATGTGAGCTTGGCTGCCGGTAGGAGCCAGCGTGAGAAAAAACGTTCATATAAAGATCTACTCCGACAGGAAGAAGAGATGGCAGAGCAAGTGCGCAAATCTTCAAAGAAGAAATCAAAG GACGCAGAATTATTGGTTGTGGGATCTGAGCCCCATAAGAAGAAAAGTAAGCATTCCTCGGATGACGCTTATTACCCAG AATTATCTTCATCTGACCTGAAGAAGAAAAAGAAACTTCTCTCCAGCTCCTCATCCCCAACCTCAGATACAGCCACAGACTTGCTGAATTCCATTTCCCCTCCATTAATTGCCACAAGCAAATCATCATCTAAGAAAACTGAGAAACCACTGGCAGGACCTCTACATTTCCAGTCCCCTATACCAGTGCCCCGCAAGGAGCATCGGAAAAAAGAAGAAACCGCTGAGGACCTTTCACACAAACATAAAAAACCTAAACCTCTAACACTTCGGGAACCAGATGGCTTAAGGATGAAACTTATTCTTTCTCCCAAGGAGAAAACAAGTGAGCGCATGTTCCCACCACAAGAAAGTCCAGTTCTTGGCGGTAGCACATCTCCCAAGAAGAGCAGCAAAAAATCCTCCCGGGATGAAACGGAGAGAAGCAGCCATAAGAAACACCGTAAAGAAAGTCACGCACCTCGGCCTAGTGGAACACCAGATTCAGGTTCATCGTCTGGAAGGGAGCTTGAGGCCTCAGAGTTGATGAATGATGATTCCTTACGGGAAATGAAGAAGAAAAAGAAATCGAAAAAAAGCAAGAAGAAAAAGGACAAACACAAAGAGGAAAGGCACAAGAAACACAGTAAAAGCAAGAGAGAGCATGGGATGGAGAGCAACCCATCACTAGGTCCTCCTCCTTTACTTCCTTCACCGCCGGCCTCCATCACTGCAGCATCTCCACCGCCAACTGCACAGTTACCCCAATTACCTGCACAACCACCGGTGCCAACACTGATGACATCCACCGTTGTCCCCCATCTTGAAAGCACATtggataagaaaaagaaaaaagaagaggcAGAAAAG CCTAAGAAGAAAAATATGTCTGCATATCAAGTTTTCTCTAAAGAATATAGAGGCAGCATCATTGCAGAGCATCCAGGAATAG ATTTTGGAGAACTTAGCAAAAAATTAGCTGAAGTGTGGAAACAGCTACCAGAAAAAGACAAACTT GTCTGGAAGCAGAAAGCTCAGTATCTCCAGCACAAGCAGAACAAAGCCGAAGCCACAACCGTAAAGCGGAAGTCAAGTCCTTCGGAATCTTCTTCAAGGAATAAAG GATCCTCTTCAGAGCGATCATCACCACACAAAAAGTCCCCAAGCAGTCTTGTATCCTTCTCTTCTTCTCCTGCAAAGGTCCCTGATACTGAGCCCATTGACTTAGCAGCCCATCTGCAGCTTTTGGGGGAGTCTTTAAGCCTCATAGGACACAGACTTCAAGAAACCGAG gGCATGGTTGCAGTGTCTGGCAGTTTATCTGTTCTGTTAGACTCCATTCTTTGTGCTATGAGCCCCTTGGTGTGCCTCACTAGCCATGTTCCTGAGCTTAATGGCTGCCCGAAGCAGGTTTTG
- the HMGXB4 gene encoding HMG domain-containing protein 4 isoform X2, translated as MAEQVRKSSKKKSKDAELLVVGSEPHKKKSKHSSDDAYYPELSSSDLKKKKKLLSSSSSPTSDTATDLLNSISPPLIATSKSSSKKTEKPLAGPLHFQSPIPVPRKEHRKKEETAEDLSHKHKKPKPLTLREPDGLRMKLILSPKEKTSERMFPPQESPVLGGSTSPKKSSKKSSRDETERSSHKKHRKESHAPRPSGTPDSGSSSGRELEASELMNDDSLREMKKKKKSKKSKKKKDKHKEERHKKHSKSKREHGMESNPSLGPPPLLPSPPASITAASPPPTAQLPQLPAQPPVPTLMTSTVVPHLESTLDKKKKKEEAEKPKKKNMSAYQVFSKEYRGSIIAEHPGIDFGELSKKLAEVWKQLPEKDKLVWKQKAQYLQHKQNKAEATTVKRKSSPSESSSRNKGSSSERSSPHKKSPSSLVSFSSSPAKVPDTEPIDLAAHLQLLGESLSLIGHRLQETEGMVAVSGSLSVLLDSILCAMSPLVCLTSHVPELNGCPKQVLSNTLDNIAYVMPGL; from the exons ATGGCAGAGCAAGTGCGCAAATCTTCAAAGAAGAAATCAAAG GACGCAGAATTATTGGTTGTGGGATCTGAGCCCCATAAGAAGAAAAGTAAGCATTCCTCGGATGACGCTTATTACCCAG AATTATCTTCATCTGACCTGAAGAAGAAAAAGAAACTTCTCTCCAGCTCCTCATCCCCAACCTCAGATACAGCCACAGACTTGCTGAATTCCATTTCCCCTCCATTAATTGCCACAAGCAAATCATCATCTAAGAAAACTGAGAAACCACTGGCAGGACCTCTACATTTCCAGTCCCCTATACCAGTGCCCCGCAAGGAGCATCGGAAAAAAGAAGAAACCGCTGAGGACCTTTCACACAAACATAAAAAACCTAAACCTCTAACACTTCGGGAACCAGATGGCTTAAGGATGAAACTTATTCTTTCTCCCAAGGAGAAAACAAGTGAGCGCATGTTCCCACCACAAGAAAGTCCAGTTCTTGGCGGTAGCACATCTCCCAAGAAGAGCAGCAAAAAATCCTCCCGGGATGAAACGGAGAGAAGCAGCCATAAGAAACACCGTAAAGAAAGTCACGCACCTCGGCCTAGTGGAACACCAGATTCAGGTTCATCGTCTGGAAGGGAGCTTGAGGCCTCAGAGTTGATGAATGATGATTCCTTACGGGAAATGAAGAAGAAAAAGAAATCGAAAAAAAGCAAGAAGAAAAAGGACAAACACAAAGAGGAAAGGCACAAGAAACACAGTAAAAGCAAGAGAGAGCATGGGATGGAGAGCAACCCATCACTAGGTCCTCCTCCTTTACTTCCTTCACCGCCGGCCTCCATCACTGCAGCATCTCCACCGCCAACTGCACAGTTACCCCAATTACCTGCACAACCACCGGTGCCAACACTGATGACATCCACCGTTGTCCCCCATCTTGAAAGCACATtggataagaaaaagaaaaaagaagaggcAGAAAAG CCTAAGAAGAAAAATATGTCTGCATATCAAGTTTTCTCTAAAGAATATAGAGGCAGCATCATTGCAGAGCATCCAGGAATAG ATTTTGGAGAACTTAGCAAAAAATTAGCTGAAGTGTGGAAACAGCTACCAGAAAAAGACAAACTT GTCTGGAAGCAGAAAGCTCAGTATCTCCAGCACAAGCAGAACAAAGCCGAAGCCACAACCGTAAAGCGGAAGTCAAGTCCTTCGGAATCTTCTTCAAGGAATAAAG GATCCTCTTCAGAGCGATCATCACCACACAAAAAGTCCCCAAGCAGTCTTGTATCCTTCTCTTCTTCTCCTGCAAAGGTCCCTGATACTGAGCCCATTGACTTAGCAGCCCATCTGCAGCTTTTGGGGGAGTCTTTAAGCCTCATAGGACACAGACTTCAAGAAACCGAG gGCATGGTTGCAGTGTCTGGCAGTTTATCTGTTCTGTTAGACTCCATTCTTTGTGCTATGAGCCCCTTGGTGTGCCTCACTAGCCATGTTCCTGAGCTTAATGGCTGCCCGAAGCAGGTTTTG